The following are from one region of the Stenotrophomonas lactitubi genome:
- a CDS encoding c-type cytochrome, whose amino-acid sequence MRTPLKLAIALAATLAAAYGIARSTPYWFAPRQQAEVDIHDPTLIEQGRYLSRAADCAACHTAPGGKPFAGGLGMQTPMGTLYSTNITPDPDTGIGAYDYADFERAVRRGIRHDGQPLYPAMPYASYVIASDAEIKALYAYFMGAVQPVRQDNADSTIPWPANMRWPLAWWQLLFARPRSFIPDPTLDAGQQRGAELVEGLAHCGACHTPRGLAFQEKAMADDGSRQFLSGSVLEGWYAKNLRNESTGLASWSEAEIVEFLRTGRTDRSAAFGGMADVVEHSTQYLSDADLLAMARYLKQLPARVGRSAQWTPGSDTTTAALRGGDYRVAGSLAYAEHCQACHRADGRGMPRIYPALAGNSIVFADDPSSLVQVTLIGGRTPHTPHDRMAFTMPGFEQLPNAQLADILTFIRNSWGNQASAVSELDVARMRRVVRDKPVHVVPQETAQ is encoded by the coding sequence ATGCGCACCCCGCTCAAGCTCGCCATTGCCTTGGCCGCCACATTGGCCGCCGCCTACGGCATCGCCCGCAGCACACCGTACTGGTTCGCCCCACGGCAACAGGCCGAGGTCGATATCCACGACCCGACCCTGATCGAGCAGGGCCGGTATCTATCGCGTGCCGCCGACTGCGCCGCCTGCCATACCGCACCCGGCGGCAAGCCCTTCGCCGGTGGGCTTGGCATGCAGACACCGATGGGCACGCTGTATTCGACCAACATCACCCCGGACCCGGATACCGGCATCGGCGCGTACGACTATGCGGATTTCGAGCGCGCGGTGCGGCGTGGCATCCGCCATGACGGCCAGCCGCTGTATCCGGCAATGCCCTACGCCTCGTACGTGATCGCCAGCGATGCCGAGATCAAGGCGCTGTATGCCTACTTCATGGGCGCAGTGCAGCCGGTCCGGCAGGACAACGCTGACAGCACCATTCCATGGCCGGCCAACATGCGCTGGCCGCTTGCCTGGTGGCAGCTGCTGTTCGCGCGCCCGCGCAGTTTCATCCCTGATCCAACCCTGGATGCCGGCCAGCAACGCGGCGCCGAACTGGTCGAAGGCCTGGCCCATTGCGGCGCGTGCCATACCCCACGCGGGCTGGCCTTCCAGGAAAAAGCGATGGCCGATGACGGCAGCCGCCAGTTCCTGTCCGGATCGGTGCTGGAAGGCTGGTATGCGAAGAACCTGCGCAACGAATCAACTGGCCTCGCCAGCTGGAGCGAAGCCGAGATCGTCGAGTTCCTGCGCACCGGCCGTACCGATCGTTCCGCGGCCTTCGGTGGTATGGCCGATGTGGTCGAGCACAGCACGCAGTACCTGTCCGACGCCGATCTGCTGGCGATGGCGCGGTATCTGAAGCAGCTGCCAGCACGGGTAGGCCGCAGCGCGCAGTGGACGCCGGGCAGCGACACCACCACCGCCGCACTGCGCGGCGGCGACTATCGGGTGGCCGGTTCGCTGGCCTACGCCGAACACTGCCAGGCCTGCCATCGTGCAGATGGCCGTGGCATGCCACGGATCTACCCTGCCCTGGCCGGCAACTCCATCGTGTTCGCCGACGATCCCAGCTCGCTGGTGCAGGTAACCCTGATCGGTGGACGCACACCGCACACGCCGCATGACCGGATGGCATTCACCATGCCGGGCTTCGAGCAACTGCCCAATGCGCAGCTCGCCGACATCCTCACCTTCATCCGCAACAGCTGGGGCAACCAG
- a CDS encoding alpha/beta hydrolase: MKRLLLLLLACAGLWLAACSSSMTASSTSLSDRLIAPGGVSTLLDQPRIAAAVAALPNRHGFAAGRDGVPIFWRAFDPGDYGARYHYLPQQHQNGLPLDTGLSLAVPQPFRAQAPRGTVVLLHGWMMNGDSMLPWSLQLAESGYRVVTLDLRNHGQSGAGPSGYGTYESDDVVDVIAALRARGEVTGPLYLFGVSYGAATALFTADKLGDQVAGVVAMESFANAGVAIRTMIPHLMALQPEGLKAQAIASYARWRYGGQDINQVVAAASRRIDVDLDQVDVARALADTRACVLLLHGQGDQHIPVSQGRALAQANPRAHYIEMRGEDHITLPLRLDLLAGVVDDWMARDEHHPKSACPAPQLPAQAEWLVHGVDAPAKTPARS; the protein is encoded by the coding sequence ATGAAGCGCCTGCTGCTGCTTTTGCTGGCGTGCGCCGGCCTGTGGCTGGCTGCATGCTCTTCTTCGATGACCGCCTCGTCCACCTCGCTCAGCGACCGCCTGATCGCGCCCGGTGGCGTTTCGACCCTGCTTGATCAGCCGCGTATCGCCGCAGCGGTGGCTGCGTTGCCGAACCGGCATGGTTTCGCTGCGGGCCGTGATGGCGTGCCGATCTTCTGGCGTGCTTTCGACCCGGGCGACTATGGCGCGCGCTACCACTACCTGCCGCAGCAGCACCAGAACGGCCTGCCGCTGGATACCGGGCTGAGCCTGGCGGTACCGCAGCCGTTCCGCGCGCAGGCGCCGCGTGGCACCGTGGTGCTGCTGCACGGCTGGATGATGAACGGCGATTCGATGCTGCCGTGGTCGCTGCAGCTGGCCGAGTCGGGCTACCGCGTGGTCACCCTGGACCTGCGCAACCATGGCCAGTCCGGCGCCGGCCCCTCCGGCTACGGCACCTATGAATCGGACGATGTGGTGGATGTCATCGCTGCGCTGCGCGCGCGCGGCGAAGTGACTGGCCCGCTGTACCTGTTCGGCGTTTCCTATGGCGCTGCCACCGCACTGTTCACCGCCGACAAGCTGGGCGACCAGGTTGCCGGCGTGGTGGCGATGGAATCGTTCGCCAATGCCGGCGTAGCGATCCGCACCATGATTCCGCATCTGATGGCCCTGCAGCCGGAAGGCTTGAAGGCACAGGCCATCGCTTCGTATGCACGCTGGCGCTACGGCGGCCAGGACATCAACCAGGTGGTGGCCGCCGCCAGCCGCCGCATCGACGTGGACCTGGACCAGGTGGACGTGGCACGCGCGCTGGCCGATACCCGTGCCTGCGTGCTGCTGCTGCACGGGCAGGGCGACCAGCACATTCCGGTCAGCCAGGGGCGTGCGCTGGCACAGGCCAACCCGCGTGCGCACTACATCGAGATGCGCGGCGAAGATCACATCACCCTGCCGCTGCGGCTGGACCTGCTGGCCGGCGTGGTGGATGACTGGATGGCGCGGGACGAGCACCACCCGAAGTCCGCGTGCCCAGCGCCCCAATTGCCCGCACAGGCCGAGTGGCTGGTGCACGGCGTCGATGCACCGGCAAAGACCCCAGCGCGCAGCTGA